In the genome of Candoia aspera isolate rCanAsp1 chromosome 1, rCanAsp1.hap2, whole genome shotgun sequence, one region contains:
- the SLC30A1 gene encoding proton-coupled zinc antiporter SLC30A1 gives MGVESPGERTAPARRRRGCRRVRLLCMLALTFGFFVVEVVVSRLTASLAMLSDSFHMLSDVMALVVALVAVRFAQRTRATKKNTFGWVRAEVMGALVNAVFLTALCFTILLEAIERFTEPHEIEQPLVVIGVGAAGLLINVLGLCLFHQHGTGGHGHSHGGNGGGSHRRSGFRGKAEPPLGDLHKEEETNTLVDNFSSSNGVSLEKLGDAVKESQMELQPNGNISGHSSIDMEVEEDASAQLNMRGVFLHVLGDALGSVIVVVNALVFYSYWIPCPEVGDCINLCVNDNCKNFTQFSPLELEQIPVAGPCWVLYLDPALCLIMVCILLYTTYPLLKESALILLQTVPKQIDIRSLNEKLRKLEEVEAVHELHVWQLAGSRIIGTAHIKCKDPESYMKVAKDIKEIFHDEGIHATTIQPEFAIVSSDDGVSKCELPCRTQCALKQCCGTVEKATAKKIEKSPSVSISCSEIVIDSPQQKTRRTKSECIPAVKLEAEPNPSKQFESSL, from the exons ATGGGCGTGGAGAGTCCGGGCGAGCGCACGGCTCCGGCTCGGCGGCGGCGCGGCTGCCGGCGGGTGCGGCTGCTGTGCATGCTGGCGCTGACTTTCGGCTTCTTCGTGGTGGAGGTGGTGGTGAGCCGCTTGACGGCCTCCCTAGCCATGCTCTCGGACTCCTTCCACATGCTCTCGGACGTGATGGCTCTGGTGGTGGCCCTCGTCGCCGTGCGCTTCGCCCAGCGCACCCGCGCCACCAAGAAGAACACCTTCGGTTGGGTGCGGGCCGAGGTGATGGGCGCCCTGGTCAACGCCGTCTTCCTGACCGCGCTCTGCTTCACCATCCTCCTGGAGGCCATCGAGCGCTTCACCGAGCCCCATGAGATCGAGCAGCCTTTAGTGGTCATCGGCGTCGGGGCCGCCGGGCTGCTCATCAACGTGCTGGGGCTCTGCCTCTTCCACCAGCACGGCACCGGCGGCCACGGCCACTCGCATGGCGGGAACGGAGGGGGAAGCCACCGCCGGAGCGGCTTCCGAGGCAAGGCGGAGCCGCCTCTCGGCGACCTACATAAAGAAGAGGAGACCAACACCCTGGTGGACAATTTCAGCAGCTCCAATGGAGTCAGCCTGGAGAAGCTGG GTGATGCGGTAAAAGAGAGCCAAATGGAATTGCAACCAAATGGAAATATTAGCGGTCACTCCTCTATAGATATGGAGGTTGAAGAAGACGCCAGTGCTCAGCTCAATATGCGTGGAGTGTTCCTTCATGTTCTTGGAGATGCCTTGGGTTCAGTTATTGTAGTAGTGAATGCCCTAGTATTTTACTCTTACTGGATTCCATGCCCGGAGGTTGGGGATTGCATCAATCTTTGTGTTAATGACAATTGTAAAAACTTCACTCAATTTTCTCCACTTGAACTAGAACAAATTCCTGTAGCTGGTCCTTGCTGGGTTCTGTATTTAGATCCTGCACTGTGTCTGATCATGGTTTGCATTCTACTCTATACTACTTATCCTCTGCTTAAAGAATCTGCCCTTATTCTTTTGCAAACTGTTCCTAAGCAAATTGATATTCGCTCTTTAAATGAGAAACTACGTAAACTGGAAGAAGTAGAAGCTGTCCATGAATTGCATGTTTGGCAGCTGGCAGGAAGCAGAATAATTGGCACTGCTCATATAAAATGTAAGGATCCAGAATCATACATGAAAGTGGCAAAAGATATTAAGGAGATTTTTCATGATGAAGGGATACATGCAACAACCATTCAGCCTGAGTTTGCCATTGTAAGCTCTGATGATGGTGTAAGTAAATGTGAACTTCCCTGCAGAACCCAATGTGCTCTGAAGCAGTGTTGTGGGACTGTGGAAAAGGCCACTGCAAAGAAGATAGAAAAGTCCCCTTCAGTTAGTATTTCCTGCTCTGAAATAGTTATTGACTCTCCACAACAGAAAACCCGGAGGACTAAATCAGAATGTATACCTGCTGTAAAATTAGAAGCGGAGCCTAATCCCAGCAAACAGTTTGAATCATCTTTGTAA